A window from Corynebacterium singulare encodes these proteins:
- a CDS encoding MFS transporter gives MKKYLYVLMLTIMVVVMSEFQTAGMMPQIAADLGVSTGQVGTVVTLYALGMALGGPLLVYLLRHRPPKASLLIVIGTYAALEVLVPLIHEFWWLALLRVLTGCLSGAAYGIAVSYSARLAPSPEKIGEAVSIVLGGIMIGTVIGLPLSHFLAARWGWQSSFYILGIAAFAVFLISLLTLPAREAATQEAAAQDLRKLRSPKLWSRYLVSLLTIGAAFAGFSYFTPLLEQNAGFATNTTTLILLAYGIVSFIGNLIVGKFADQHAIGILRIGHTLLFISLALLGAFSNAQPLVLAMVLIVGVAGVPMNPAMVARVAEIGGTGNMVSTVHTSVITMGVALGSAIGALAIGRAGDDPSAAMWIGAAFAVLATLTLATQARGRRQPLRPPHATETVDCV, from the coding sequence ATGAAGAAATACCTGTACGTACTGATGCTCACGATCATGGTGGTGGTCATGAGCGAGTTCCAGACCGCGGGGATGATGCCGCAGATCGCCGCAGACCTGGGCGTCTCGACCGGCCAGGTCGGGACGGTGGTCACTTTGTACGCGCTCGGCATGGCGCTCGGAGGCCCGCTGCTGGTGTACCTCCTGCGGCATCGCCCACCCAAAGCCTCGCTGTTGATCGTCATCGGAACCTATGCCGCGCTGGAGGTCCTGGTCCCGCTGATCCACGAGTTCTGGTGGCTGGCACTGCTTCGCGTCCTGACCGGATGCCTCTCCGGCGCCGCCTATGGCATCGCCGTGTCCTACAGCGCCCGACTGGCCCCGAGTCCGGAGAAGATCGGCGAAGCAGTGTCCATCGTGCTCGGCGGCATCATGATCGGAACCGTCATCGGCCTGCCGCTGTCGCACTTCCTCGCGGCCCGCTGGGGCTGGCAGTCCAGCTTCTACATCCTAGGCATCGCGGCCTTCGCCGTGTTCCTCATCAGCCTGCTCACCCTGCCCGCCCGTGAAGCCGCCACCCAGGAAGCCGCCGCACAGGACCTGCGCAAGCTGCGCTCGCCGAAACTCTGGTCCAGATACCTGGTCAGCCTGCTGACCATCGGCGCAGCCTTTGCCGGCTTCTCCTACTTCACCCCGCTGCTGGAACAGAACGCCGGCTTCGCGACGAATACGACGACCCTGATCCTGCTCGCCTACGGGATCGTGTCCTTCATCGGCAACCTCATCGTCGGCAAGTTCGCCGACCAGCACGCCATCGGCATCCTGCGCATCGGACACACACTGCTATTCATCTCACTCGCGCTCCTTGGAGCCTTCAGCAACGCACAGCCGCTCGTGCTGGCCATGGTGCTCATCGTAGGCGTCGCCGGAGTGCCGATGAACCCCGCCATGGTCGCCCGCGTCGCCGAAATCGGAGGAACCGGGAACATGGTCAGCACGGTGCACACCTCCGTCATTACCATGGGCGTCGCCCTGGGATCAGCAATCGGCGCGCTCGCCATCGGCCGAGCCGGTGACGATCCCTCCGCAGCCATGTGGATCGGAGCAGCCTTCGCCGTTCTCGCCACACTCACCCTCGCAACACAAGCACGAGGCAGAAGACAACCTCTTCGACCGCCCCATGCAACTGAAACAGTAGATTGTGTCTGA
- a CDS encoding DUF1990 domain-containing protein, whose protein sequence is MPEPLSYSSTEGFPQLHMSRVIDTDFDAAANKLFRWRLQRSGLFRVRATHDVVEEGAEVSMRLGLWTFRCRVVDVFRDEGHCGFTYGTLPGHIERGEETFTLERLRDGRTLLLVDASSQPAHFTFLRPLLDIPRRALIQWFYLRALDG, encoded by the coding sequence ATGCCTGAGCCACTGTCGTACTCTTCCACTGAGGGCTTCCCGCAGCTGCACATGTCCCGCGTCATCGATACTGACTTCGATGCCGCGGCCAACAAGCTGTTTCGCTGGAGATTACAGCGCAGCGGCCTCTTTCGCGTGCGAGCAACTCATGACGTCGTGGAGGAAGGCGCAGAGGTCAGTATGAGGTTAGGGCTCTGGACGTTTCGCTGCCGAGTGGTGGATGTGTTCCGTGACGAAGGACACTGCGGATTCACTTATGGCACTTTGCCCGGCCATATCGAGCGCGGCGAGGAAACCTTTACGCTGGAGCGCCTGCGGGATGGGCGCACGCTGTTGCTTGTCGATGCCTCCTCCCAGCCCGCCCATTTCACCTTCCTGCGCCCGCTACTCGATATTCCCCGGCGTGCGTTGATTCAGTGGTTTTATCTACGGGCGTTGGACGGCTAA
- a CDS encoding IS6 family transposase: MGIFSGRHFPRDIILWAVRWYCRYGVSYRDLEEMMTERGVPVDHTTIYRWVQKYAPELDKHTRWYRQVPDWQARSWRVDETYIRVGGTWCYLYRAITAGGQTLDFYLSPKRNVAAAKRFLAKTLRSNTTAGSPRVINTDKAPALAKAISELKAEGICPPTVVHRQVKYLNNILEGDHGRLKRILGPKGAFKNRTSAYRTLKGMEAMHSLRKGQGTMFAYGHPNPDAVIVNRAFETA, translated from the coding sequence ATGGGCATCTTCTCCGGTCGGCATTTCCCCCGTGACATCATCCTGTGGGCGGTGCGGTGGTACTGCCGCTACGGCGTGAGCTACCGCGACCTCGAAGAAATGATGACCGAGCGGGGTGTGCCAGTCGATCACACCACGATCTACCGCTGGGTGCAGAAATACGCCCCTGAGCTGGATAAGCACACTCGCTGGTACCGGCAGGTACCCGACTGGCAGGCCCGGTCCTGGCGGGTGGATGAGACCTATATCCGGGTCGGCGGCACGTGGTGCTATCTCTACCGGGCTATTACCGCCGGTGGGCAGACCTTAGATTTCTACCTCTCACCAAAACGGAATGTGGCTGCGGCCAAGCGTTTCCTGGCCAAGACGCTGCGATCGAATACGACAGCCGGGTCCCCGCGGGTCATCAACACCGACAAGGCACCAGCTCTGGCCAAGGCAATATCCGAGCTGAAGGCGGAGGGAATCTGCCCGCCAACAGTGGTACACCGGCAGGTGAAATACCTCAACAACATCCTGGAAGGCGACCATGGTCGGCTGAAGCGGATCCTCGGGCCGAAAGGCGCGTTTAAGAACCGGACGTCTGCCTACCGGACGTTGAAAGGGATGGAAGCGATGCATTCATTACGGAAAGGTCAGGGCACGATGTTTGCTTATGGGCACCCCAATCCGGACGCGGTGATCGTCAACCGGGCCTTCGAGACGGCCTGA
- a CDS encoding TetR/AcrR family transcriptional regulator translates to MGRPRTFDEATVLDAAAAQFRVRGFADTSTEQLCAAAGVRRSSLYNAFDSKDELFVRALERYVEVTGESQEAVLADAELDGFARVSGVLNLMIAEEYEASTEGHAAGCMVVTTRMTPDRGSQDPRVARILDRALGRQLAMLEHAVRAGRFDGSLRPDLDARDTALLVVTLISGIRVMAQAGSAPEELRRIVALGLSALTP, encoded by the coding sequence ATGGGTAGACCACGAACGTTTGACGAGGCGACGGTGCTGGATGCCGCGGCCGCGCAGTTCAGGGTGCGTGGATTCGCGGACACGTCGACTGAGCAGTTGTGCGCGGCGGCCGGGGTGCGGCGGAGCAGCCTGTACAACGCCTTCGACTCCAAGGATGAGCTGTTCGTTCGAGCACTGGAGCGCTATGTCGAGGTCACTGGTGAGAGTCAGGAGGCGGTGCTCGCCGATGCCGAACTGGATGGCTTCGCACGCGTGAGCGGTGTTCTGAATCTCATGATCGCCGAGGAGTACGAGGCGTCCACTGAAGGGCACGCGGCCGGGTGCATGGTCGTGACGACACGCATGACGCCGGACCGCGGCAGTCAGGACCCGCGCGTCGCCCGCATCCTCGACCGTGCACTGGGACGCCAGCTCGCGATGCTGGAGCACGCCGTCAGGGCCGGCAGGTTCGACGGCAGCCTCCGGCCGGACCTGGACGCTCGGGACACCGCACTGCTGGTCGTCACCCTGATCTCAGGGATTCGCGTCATGGCACAGGCCGGCTCCGCACCCGAGGAACTGCGGCGGATCGTCGCACTCGGCCTCAGTGCCCTGACACCTTGA
- a CDS encoding ABC transporter substrate-binding protein: protein MKNSNVVRALSIAVLSTTLALGACSSDADDKAENTSSGANSAANSGDNASEVNIKHARGEDTYPVNPERVVAIGPAIDNLLAMGIKPSAVVVSAKDMNAPWRDGKLDGVEIIKQTDFRTLPKEEIAAAAPDFIVGDYWTISEDNYTQLSEIAPTLGGIGTEGEGIGWKLQLKELGKIFNKEDKAQEVIDQDEKVFSDAKSELPNIEGKTGVVSQFAQGSFGAVADPKDPGASFIYDLGMKFPEPLTDGSIEVKQGRVTLSPENVSALAADFMVIYNRTGDIAEVEKIPGYSDLPQVKSGATLAGNEAVVAGLNTPTSLSRAWVLEQVKPTLKKIS, encoded by the coding sequence ATGAAGAACTCAAACGTTGTCCGTGCGCTCAGCATCGCCGTGCTCTCCACCACCCTGGCGTTGGGAGCCTGCAGCTCCGATGCAGATGACAAGGCGGAAAATACTTCCTCAGGCGCAAACTCCGCAGCGAATTCCGGCGATAATGCCTCCGAAGTCAACATCAAGCACGCCAGGGGGGAAGACACATACCCCGTAAACCCCGAGCGCGTCGTTGCCATTGGTCCAGCCATCGACAACCTGCTGGCTATGGGCATCAAGCCCTCCGCCGTGGTGGTGTCTGCTAAGGACATGAATGCCCCGTGGCGCGACGGCAAGTTGGATGGAGTGGAGATTATCAAGCAGACCGATTTCAGGACTCTGCCGAAGGAAGAGATCGCTGCCGCTGCTCCGGATTTCATCGTCGGGGACTACTGGACGATCTCCGAGGATAACTACACACAGCTCTCCGAGATCGCGCCCACTCTGGGTGGTATTGGCACCGAGGGTGAAGGGATCGGCTGGAAGTTGCAGCTGAAGGAGCTCGGCAAGATCTTTAACAAGGAAGATAAAGCTCAAGAAGTCATCGACCAGGATGAGAAGGTCTTCTCCGATGCGAAGTCCGAGCTGCCGAATATCGAGGGTAAGACCGGTGTGGTCTCCCAGTTCGCTCAGGGATCCTTTGGAGCTGTGGCCGACCCGAAGGATCCAGGAGCCTCCTTCATCTACGACCTGGGTATGAAGTTCCCGGAGCCTCTGACCGACGGCTCTATTGAGGTAAAGCAGGGGCGCGTGACTCTGTCGCCAGAAAACGTCTCCGCCCTGGCTGCGGACTTCATGGTGATCTATAACCGCACCGGTGACATCGCGGAGGTGGAGAAGATCCCGGGCTACTCAGACCTGCCGCAGGTCAAGTCCGGCGCCACCCTGGCGGGTAACGAGGCTGTGGTTGCCGGCCTGAACACGCCGACCTCCCTGTCCCGTGCATGGGTATTGGAGCAGGTCAAGCCTACCTTGAAAAAGATCTCTTAG
- a CDS encoding vWA domain-containing protein, whose product MNTAPRFSPTSRFTALLGTLAAIAIAVVAGIFPVAAADDKTVEPPSPSTSNTPSSSTTMAPTMVVFDSSGSMITNDAGGQTRIDAAKDAARTFISEAGDDAPLGLVTYGGNTGEAPEDEAAGCQDITVVTPPEAGNSEKMITHMDGLQPRGFTPIGESLRKAAAELPKEGQRSIILVSDGVATCTPPPVCDVAKELKEQGIDLVINTVGFNVEPEAQQELQCIADATGGTYADASDADSLAKELRRAAPRTYNAYESELEEIKGGKSEGAAAKVDRDVEAFSTILPPTEGKGHSAESTTFFTTPIAEGERVVISANTTQEPSINSFRKGESFHLGVSSVELSCALDTATANELGVNQYQTASLYSTQGGEEGCDSDELAFAIERVGDWKQDEELGVEVTITRFGEPDMDGQPDPAEEKTEPGRITTSGDPAEVTPGTWFTDATELSPKQPVRAQIVPGETHFYRIPVEHGQQLAGKVSMVEEAEDFEHSKPGDGLVLTAYNDARSEIRMEGYRATVQKDNSQDFSYPAPILFANRYGGSHNDGSGMSEIESVWQGGEQYIAVNYEQFLTDQEIDETTQLPVLTYDLVTDVFGDPVPEPTFAPVKLETEKPSEAPEPTAQDNSNNQAQDNDDSSFFSAIPLPLIGGLGLLVLLGLIIALVVVIRSLNR is encoded by the coding sequence ATGAACACAGCGCCTCGCTTCTCGCCGACATCACGATTCACCGCATTACTTGGCACCCTAGCCGCCATCGCCATTGCCGTTGTGGCTGGGATTTTCCCGGTAGCTGCTGCCGACGATAAGACAGTAGAACCACCCAGCCCATCCACGTCGAATACTCCCTCTAGCTCCACCACTATGGCACCAACTATGGTGGTCTTCGATTCTTCTGGCTCCATGATCACCAACGACGCCGGCGGCCAGACCCGCATCGACGCAGCGAAAGACGCCGCTCGGACCTTCATCTCAGAAGCCGGTGACGACGCCCCACTGGGCCTTGTCACCTACGGCGGTAACACCGGCGAGGCGCCCGAGGATGAGGCAGCTGGCTGCCAGGACATCACCGTGGTCACGCCACCGGAAGCCGGCAACTCCGAGAAAATGATTACCCACATGGATGGCTTGCAGCCACGAGGTTTTACACCTATTGGTGAGTCCCTGCGCAAGGCCGCGGCCGAGCTTCCCAAAGAGGGCCAGCGCAGCATCATTTTGGTGTCCGACGGCGTGGCCACCTGTACTCCACCGCCAGTGTGTGACGTAGCAAAAGAACTGAAGGAACAAGGTATCGATCTCGTCATCAACACGGTGGGCTTCAACGTCGAGCCTGAGGCTCAGCAGGAGCTGCAGTGCATTGCTGACGCCACCGGCGGCACCTATGCCGATGCCTCCGACGCCGACAGCCTAGCCAAAGAACTACGCCGCGCGGCACCCCGCACCTACAACGCCTACGAATCTGAACTCGAGGAAATTAAAGGCGGCAAATCCGAAGGAGCCGCGGCCAAGGTGGACCGTGACGTAGAGGCCTTCTCCACCATCCTTCCGCCGACGGAAGGTAAAGGGCACTCCGCTGAGTCCACGACCTTCTTCACCACCCCTATCGCTGAAGGCGAGCGCGTGGTCATCAGCGCCAACACGACGCAAGAGCCGAGTATTAATAGCTTCCGAAAAGGTGAATCATTCCATTTAGGTGTTTCCTCAGTCGAGCTATCCTGCGCACTCGACACCGCCACGGCCAATGAACTTGGGGTGAACCAGTACCAAACAGCGTCTTTGTATAGCACCCAGGGCGGTGAAGAGGGATGCGATTCCGATGAACTCGCCTTCGCTATCGAGCGCGTAGGCGACTGGAAGCAGGATGAAGAGCTCGGCGTCGAAGTGACCATCACCCGCTTTGGCGAGCCGGATATGGACGGTCAACCGGATCCGGCCGAAGAAAAGACCGAGCCAGGCCGCATCACGACTTCCGGCGACCCCGCCGAGGTAACTCCCGGAACGTGGTTCACCGATGCCACCGAACTTTCCCCTAAGCAGCCCGTGCGTGCCCAGATTGTTCCTGGTGAAACGCATTTCTACCGCATCCCTGTCGAGCACGGGCAGCAACTCGCGGGCAAGGTATCCATGGTTGAAGAAGCGGAGGATTTCGAGCACTCCAAACCTGGTGATGGACTAGTTCTGACCGCCTACAACGACGCGCGCAGTGAGATTCGCATGGAAGGGTACCGCGCAACCGTCCAGAAGGACAACAGCCAAGACTTCAGTTATCCAGCGCCCATCTTATTCGCCAACCGCTACGGCGGCTCACACAACGACGGCTCTGGGATGTCGGAAATCGAAAGCGTGTGGCAGGGCGGCGAGCAATATATCGCTGTCAACTATGAGCAGTTCCTGACTGACCAAGAGATCGACGAAACCACCCAGCTGCCTGTTCTTACGTATGACCTCGTGACCGATGTTTTCGGCGACCCAGTCCCCGAGCCAACCTTTGCGCCGGTCAAGCTCGAGACCGAGAAACCCTCAGAGGCACCGGAGCCAACCGCGCAGGACAACTCCAATAACCAGGCGCAAGACAACGACGACTCCTCCTTCTTCTCTGCTATCCCTCTTCCTCTCATCGGTGGTCTGGGATTGTTAGTCCTACTCGGGCTCATCATTGCTCTGGTTGTGGTTATTAGAAGCCTGAACCGCTAG
- a CDS encoding DUF418 domain-containing protein, whose amino-acid sequence MQEKRQRLIVPDLARGTALLGIAMANAVQSWVVNEWSLGPSSTVGGVRPDNTPDIVAAVFTGMFVRVRGLPMFCMLLGFGIGLIEASLQRKGYTTKESRRVLIRRYGLLAVFGLAHGFVLFDGDIMLVYGLMGIALAWCFTLSTRTLRRIAYWFFGGYAVFAGSGAVGAYFGYFNPLPSSRPMTADLFTFGDYFARNLRGEIAALGQIPITFVGLVGVLLIGYIWAREGVLANVSAHRRTLVTWVVIAGMVIVFVGLPWGLAAAGVVSTELEPVFFMLNQAFGFLTGPGILAILALLTEKLNNRVPGWAYAFVALGKRSMSGYIAQSVFFIILVTPAGFGLGADASVSGKLGIGLLVFVLTLLLAALLEAWGKPGPFEWAHRRLAYGPTGRIEPKSAPAPA is encoded by the coding sequence ATGCAGGAGAAACGACAACGCCTCATCGTTCCCGACTTAGCGCGCGGCACGGCGCTGTTGGGGATTGCCATGGCGAACGCCGTGCAGAGCTGGGTTGTGAACGAGTGGTCCTTGGGGCCCAGCTCCACCGTGGGCGGTGTGCGTCCCGATAACACCCCCGACATCGTGGCCGCAGTGTTTACCGGCATGTTTGTGCGTGTGCGCGGCCTGCCGATGTTCTGCATGCTGTTGGGGTTCGGCATTGGATTAATTGAGGCCAGCCTGCAGCGCAAGGGCTACACCACTAAAGAATCACGGCGCGTGCTCATCCGCCGCTACGGATTGCTGGCGGTCTTTGGTTTGGCGCATGGCTTTGTGCTTTTCGACGGTGACATCATGCTGGTCTATGGCCTCATGGGCATCGCTCTGGCGTGGTGCTTTACGCTCTCGACGCGCACTCTGCGGCGCATTGCCTACTGGTTCTTTGGCGGATATGCGGTTTTCGCTGGTTCGGGTGCAGTGGGAGCCTATTTTGGCTACTTCAATCCTCTGCCCAGTTCGCGGCCGATGACCGCTGACCTTTTTACCTTCGGCGACTACTTTGCCCGCAACCTGCGCGGTGAGATTGCTGCCTTGGGGCAGATCCCCATCACATTTGTGGGGCTGGTAGGCGTTTTACTCATCGGATATATCTGGGCGCGGGAGGGCGTGCTTGCAAACGTTTCTGCGCACCGCCGAACCTTGGTCACCTGGGTTGTTATTGCAGGTATGGTCATTGTCTTTGTTGGTCTTCCGTGGGGGCTTGCGGCCGCTGGCGTTGTGTCAACCGAATTGGAACCGGTGTTCTTCATGCTGAACCAAGCGTTTGGCTTTCTTACTGGTCCTGGCATTCTGGCGATATTGGCACTGCTCACGGAGAAACTCAACAACCGTGTTCCCGGGTGGGCCTATGCTTTCGTGGCGCTGGGCAAGCGCTCGATGTCGGGCTACATTGCGCAGTCGGTCTTCTTCATCATTCTGGTTACCCCAGCTGGCTTTGGGCTAGGGGCGGATGCTTCGGTGAGTGGCAAGCTTGGAATCGGTCTACTGGTCTTTGTTCTCACGCTGCTTCTTGCCGCTTTGCTTGAGGCTTGGGGCAAACCTGGCCCGTTCGAGTGGGCACATCGCCGACTAGCATACGGCCCAACGGGCCGCATCGAGCCCAAATCAGCACCTGCACCGGCCTGA
- a CDS encoding site-specific integrase — protein MSKQIRAARTKLSPGEDSIDRVVDALPPRGPYEAKITVRLWDGTTYRPTIRARTKGEFRRIAVEKRDSKLNSTSTNWDKSKNFSAFITDVSKPAIQAARLRPNTRARYELALKQAEAQLGKHAIGEAVKFRTLERALQAIATANGSESARQARTVVSKYILDQLIREGVIDHNPLRGISIDLGEVKKGNKPQGGHALTNAQYDAVVDHLIARDTARPLPPGTDRRASSIAKHGNVVALALLQAGTGLRISEALAATRQSVKVANGQIAISITSDQSKTHRGRSIPFLDKRVEKFWLNRLDGLGTTDPLIPSPGDKQAHWRTDNAVKASAALFKDVGAQVQDDHIALMRSHDWRTVLNNRAIARGVPAQVRAAYFGHDVDVNTRNYTDWTDVDAMRGVLNLGEESGTQNGT, from the coding sequence ATGTCCAAGCAAATACGTGCCGCCAGAACGAAACTAAGCCCTGGGGAAGATTCCATCGATCGCGTCGTTGATGCTTTACCGCCGCGTGGTCCATACGAAGCGAAAATCACCGTCCGACTATGGGACGGAACGACTTACCGCCCGACAATCCGGGCAAGGACAAAGGGGGAATTCCGGCGAATTGCCGTCGAGAAGCGGGACAGCAAGCTCAACTCGACGTCGACCAATTGGGATAAGAGTAAGAACTTCTCGGCGTTCATTACCGACGTTTCTAAGCCGGCCATCCAGGCGGCACGGCTGCGGCCGAACACGCGCGCCCGGTATGAGCTCGCATTGAAACAGGCCGAAGCACAGCTTGGAAAACATGCCATTGGCGAGGCTGTGAAATTCCGAACTCTCGAACGCGCATTGCAGGCCATCGCCACCGCAAACGGGTCGGAATCCGCACGGCAGGCCCGTACTGTCGTGAGCAAGTATATTCTGGATCAACTCATCCGCGAGGGCGTTATCGACCACAACCCGTTACGCGGAATCAGTATCGACCTCGGCGAGGTCAAGAAGGGCAATAAACCGCAAGGTGGTCACGCCCTGACGAACGCACAATACGACGCCGTTGTAGACCATCTCATTGCACGCGATACGGCCAGACCGTTACCACCGGGTACGGACAGACGAGCAAGCTCCATCGCAAAACATGGCAACGTGGTTGCGCTGGCACTACTACAAGCGGGGACGGGACTTCGCATCTCAGAGGCGCTGGCGGCGACGAGACAATCTGTAAAAGTCGCTAATGGGCAAATCGCGATCAGCATTACATCTGATCAATCCAAAACGCACAGAGGCCGTTCTATCCCGTTCCTGGACAAGCGTGTCGAAAAGTTTTGGTTAAACCGGCTCGACGGACTAGGAACGACCGACCCACTGATCCCTTCGCCAGGAGACAAGCAGGCGCACTGGCGCACCGACAACGCCGTGAAAGCGTCAGCGGCTCTGTTTAAAGATGTCGGCGCGCAGGTCCAGGACGACCACATCGCTTTAATGAGATCCCATGACTGGCGCACGGTGCTCAATAACCGGGCCATCGCGCGAGGGGTGCCCGCCCAGGTGCGTGCAGCCTACTTCGGGCATGACGTCGACGTGAACACGCGCAACTACACGGATTGGACTGATGTCGACGCTATGCGGGGAGTCTTGAATCTCGGTGAAGAAAGTGGGACTCAAAACGGGACTTAA
- a CDS encoding single-stranded DNA-binding protein, translating into MSNPFNNGTIVGNAARAPKLFEHANGGATVKLSVYARNTFKNKATGKVESEIVELTGYVQDAKNPGVFGCIGSGDRVVVSYSLKTDVYTDKDGVKHYPLVARIDTVQLIDSKKESAARAARRGNDAATAALADAEQAPF; encoded by the coding sequence ATGTCCAACCCATTCAACAACGGCACCATCGTCGGCAACGCAGCTCGCGCACCGAAGCTGTTCGAGCACGCAAACGGTGGCGCGACGGTGAAGCTCAGCGTCTATGCGCGCAACACCTTCAAGAACAAGGCCACCGGCAAGGTCGAGTCCGAGATCGTGGAGCTGACCGGCTACGTCCAGGACGCGAAGAACCCCGGCGTGTTCGGCTGCATCGGCTCCGGCGATCGCGTCGTGGTGAGCTACTCGTTGAAAACCGACGTCTACACCGACAAGGACGGTGTGAAGCACTACCCGCTGGTCGCACGCATCGACACGGTGCAGTTGATTGATTCCAAGAAGGAGTCCGCGGCCCGAGCAGCCCGTCGAGGCAACGACGCTGCGACCGCAGCGCTCGCAGACGCTGAACAAGCACCGTTCTAG
- a CDS encoding DUF4192 domain-containing protein: MSTHSHTLASHGEILANLPGILGFYPNNSLILAFFVDDEGVDTIRLGPVARFDLDEAVEKLTESRERFAAWVHHLELDAVIAYMISDDIAQPVFGETATYLTSGAVHLPPLLGVVQVPEIVTGAAWWSVYQHPLIDEPRHGVVGEVAASAALRQMLEHTGELPEPSKDDIEARLNSTDHGIDAAEHADIIEDALAYIPPMFSDVLQREYEQAAAGITQPSTRAVRSALKCFTTKRLRDALLAALLDDPQAGLAFIEKVMRAVPTSWPGMRAQLTATVAVLAHATGQPGLAGVAAQRATEIGPDENFPSLVAKLTDIGQGERMVELVREGAEKTRTILFAE, translated from the coding sequence ATGTCCACTCATTCCCACACGCTTGCATCCCACGGAGAGATCCTCGCGAACCTCCCCGGCATCCTCGGCTTCTACCCGAACAACTCGCTGATCCTCGCGTTCTTCGTCGACGACGAGGGTGTCGACACCATCCGCCTCGGCCCGGTCGCGCGGTTCGACCTGGACGAGGCCGTGGAGAAGCTCACCGAGAGCCGCGAGCGGTTCGCAGCGTGGGTCCACCACCTCGAACTCGACGCTGTTATCGCGTACATGATCAGCGACGACATTGCGCAGCCGGTCTTCGGCGAGACAGCCACGTATCTCACGAGCGGGGCCGTGCACCTACCGCCGCTGCTCGGGGTGGTGCAGGTGCCTGAGATCGTCACCGGGGCTGCGTGGTGGTCTGTGTACCAGCATCCGCTCATCGACGAGCCGCGCCACGGCGTTGTCGGCGAGGTCGCCGCATCGGCGGCGCTGCGGCAGATGCTAGAGCACACCGGCGAGCTGCCGGAGCCGAGCAAAGACGACATCGAGGCACGCCTGAACAGCACCGATCACGGCATCGACGCTGCCGAGCACGCCGACATCATCGAAGACGCGCTGGCGTATATCCCGCCCATGTTCTCCGACGTGCTGCAGCGTGAATACGAGCAGGCGGCGGCAGGAATAACCCAGCCGAGCACGCGCGCTGTTCGATCGGCGCTGAAATGCTTCACTACAAAGCGCTTGCGAGACGCGCTGCTCGCAGCGCTGCTCGATGACCCGCAGGCGGGCCTTGCGTTCATAGAGAAGGTTATGCGCGCTGTCCCGACCAGCTGGCCAGGGATGCGCGCGCAGCTCACCGCCACTGTTGCCGTGCTTGCGCACGCCACAGGCCAGCCGGGGCTAGCTGGCGTGGCTGCGCAGCGAGCCACCGAGATCGGGCCAGACGAGAATTTCCCGTCGTTGGTGGCGAAGCTCACCGACATCGGCCAGGGCGAGCGGATGGTCGAACTCGTCCGCGAGGGCGCCGAGAAGACCCGCACGATCTTGTTTGCCGAGTAG
- a CDS encoding DUF4232 domain-containing protein — translation MHGFPGVSAVTNDDGTQLGAAAVRETGKEATTVTLQPGQSARAGLKMTNVGVLDPASCQPQTADGLRVYPPGETASAFIRVEGLEGCAGDANYLSIQPVAAA, via the coding sequence TTGCACGGCTTCCCCGGTGTTTCCGCCGTCACCAACGACGACGGCACCCAGCTTGGCGCCGCCGCCGTGCGCGAAACCGGCAAGGAAGCAACAACCGTCACGCTTCAGCCCGGCCAGTCGGCCCGCGCGGGCCTCAAGATGACCAACGTTGGCGTCCTCGACCCCGCTTCCTGCCAGCCCCAGACAGCCGACGGCTTGCGCGTCTACCCACCAGGCGAAACCGCCAGCGCTTTCATCCGCGTCGAAGGCCTCGAAGGCTGCGCGGGCGATGCGAATTACCTCTCAATCCAGCCCGTCGCCGCCGCCTAA